From the genome of Polyodon spathula isolate WHYD16114869_AA chromosome 14, ASM1765450v1, whole genome shotgun sequence, one region includes:
- the LOC121326497 gene encoding DISP complex protein LRCH3-like isoform X3 has product MAAVVLMSVESPGPGFGIGGHNNSGTGATGNGHGVAGPASWNRSLDRALDEASVTGSLNLSGRKLKEFPRSAANHDLTDTTQADLSRNRLPELPMEVCHFVSLESLNLYQNCIRQVPDSVLNLQSLSYLNISRNQLSTLPGSLCSLPLKVLIAANNKLLCLPEEIGHLRQLAELDVSCNEIQSLPSQIGQLEALRDLNIRRNHLARLPVELAELPLVRIDFSCNKITTIPVCYRNLKHLQTIILENNPLQSPPAQICIKGKIHIFKYLNIEACKITPDLPEYDRRPAAFGSCHEDLYPSQTYGALDSGFNSVDSGDNRWSGNEPTDEFSDLPLRVAEIKEQRLRRESQYLESRTGALVSNGTVEHDVEQIDFIDSCPEEDEEARTHKGADRGSLSSQFMAYIDRRISHEGSPVKASPTRDSLRADDSQRCHPLPSRNGGCASPSSPYNQCSHRGQAGVERARREAQLAALQYEEERQRTKQIQREAVLHFVKVDPPPPSSSLLNDLDFKHKTTLSPTKQSPTDSERLFPSRRSQHTDDSALLVNGCQPLMVFEIDTNTNTIKRRPGTHKQSLSGTSHDGCASHVSPAAAFTSPCCPLQQNNERSPLSPSASFPQSALQSPPYPGPASPPSYRSPSHRPESFLFRAALREEVKRDYSQYGAALTPTPDTAPLVRLAVTPTLSPTSPVSPTSPVSPVGDSEEPRSPQSDGELGEDSPLAEELRKNIESRLKVSLPSDLGAALTDGVVLCHLANHVRPRSVSSIHVPSPAVPKLTMAKCRRNVENFLEACRRLGVPQESLCPAGAVLQGDPLCLYRTLEALLSLRIPPAAPASAPLLAGFAVFYLTVMCLLCTLYYQLSVLF; this is encoded by the exons ATGGCGGCTGTGGTGTTGATGTCTGTCGAGAGTCCCGGTCCCGGGTTTGGGATTGGCGGCCACAATAACAGCGGGACCGGAGCGACTGGGAACGGCCACGGGGTAGCTGGACCTGCGTCATGGAACCGTTCTTTGGACCGGGCCCTGGACGAGGCGTCCGTGACGGGCTCGCTGAACCTCAGCGGCAGGAAGCTGAAGGAGTTCCCGAGAAGCGCCGCAAACCACGACCTGACCGATACGACTCAGGCCG ATTTGTCCCGGAACCGGCTGCCAGAGCTGCCGATGGAAGTGTGCCACTTCGTGTCCCTGGAGAGCCTGAACCTCTATCAGAACTGCATCCGGCAGGTCCCTGACTCGGTGCTCAACCTGCAGTCACTCTCCTACCTGAACATCAG CCGGAACCAGCTGTCCACCCTGCCCGGGTCACTGTGCAGCCTGCCCCTCAAGGTGCTCATCGCCGCCAATAACAAGCTGCTCTGCCTGCCAGAGGAGATAGGACATCTCCGCCAGCTCGCAGAGCTC GACGTGAGCTGCAACGAGATCCAGTCGCTGCCTTCTCAGATTGGCCAGTTGGAGGCTCTGCGGGACCTGAACATCCGCAGAAACCACCTGGCCCGGCTGCCAGTGG AGCTTGCAGAGTTGCCACTGGTCCGGATAGATTTCTCCTGCAATAAAATCACCACAATCCCAGTGTGTTACCGGAATCTGAAGCACCTGCAGACAATTATACTGGAGAACAACCCTCTGCAGTCTCCCCCTGCACAG ATCTGTATAAAGGGCAAAATTCACATATTTAAGTACCTAAACATAGAGGCCTGTAAGATCACCCCCGATCTGCCAGAATACGACAGAAGACCGGCTGCCTTCGGATCCTG TCATGAAGACCTGTACCCCAGCCAGACGTACGGAGCGCTGGACTCGGGGTTCAACAGTGTGGACAGCGGGGACAACAGGTGGTCTGGGAACGAG CCCACTGACGAGTTCTCAGACCTTCCGCTGCGAGTGGCGGAGATCAAGGAGCAGCGTCTGCGCAGAGAGAGCCAGTACCTGGAGAGCAGGACCGGGGCGCTTGTATCCAATGGGACAG TGGAGCATGACGTGGAGCAGATTGACTTCATTGACAGCTGTCCTGAAGAGGATGAGGAGGCACGCACACACAAGGGGGCCGATCGAGGCAGCCTCAGCTCACAGTTCATGGCATACATCGATCGCAGGATCAGCCACGAG GGTTCCCCGGTGAAAGCCAGCCCCACGAGGGATTCGTTACGAGCAGATGATTCACAGAGATGCCATCCCCTCCCCAGCAG GAATGGTGGATGTGCATCGCCATCTAGTCCCTACAACCAG TGTTCTCACAGAGGCCAGGCCGGGGTGGAGCGAGCCCGCAGAGAGGCCCAGCTAGCAGCGCTGCAGTATgaggaggagaggcagaggaCCAAGCAGATCCAGAGAGAGGCCGTCCTGCACTTTGTCAAGGTAGACCCACCTCCTCCCTCCTCTTCACTCCTGAATGACCTGGACTTCAAg CACAAAACGACACTGAGCCCCACAAAACAGAGCCCCACAGACAGTGAG cgccTTTTCCCCTCCAGACGTTCCCAGCACACAGACGACTCAGCACTCTTAGTG AATGGGTGTCAGCCCCTCATGGTGTTTGAAATAGACACTAACACCAATACCATTAAGAGGAGACCGGGAACTCACAAACAG TCTCTCTCTGGGACTTCCCACGATGGTTGTGCCTCTCATGTCTCTCCTGCAGCAGCATTTACCTCCCCCTGCTGTCCACTCCAG CAGAACAACGAGAGATCCCCACTTTCACCGAGTGCCTCTTTCCCCCAATCAG CCCTCCAATCGCCTCCCTACCCTGGCCCTGCTTCCCCGCCCTCCTACCGAAGCCCCTCCCATCGCCCTGAGAGCTTCCTGTTCCGCGCTGCTCTGAGAGAGGAGGTTAAGAGAG ATTACTCACAGTATGGAGCAGCACTGACCCCAACCCCTGACACAGCTCCTCTCGTTCGTCTAGCAGTGACCCCCACACTGTCCCCTACGTCCCCTGTGTCCCCTACGTCCCCTGTGTCTCCAGTGGGAGATTCTGAGGAGCCGAGGAGCCCGCAGAGCGATGGGGAGCTGGGAGAAGACTCCCCTCTCGCAGAGGAGCTACGCAAG AATATCGAGTCCCGGTTGAAAGTGTCGTTGCCTAGCGACCTGGGGGCGGCCCTGACGGACGGAGTGGTGCTCTGCCACCTAGCCAATCACGTGCGGCCGCGGTCAGTGTCCAGCATCCACGTGCCGTCTCCCGCTGTG CCTAAGCTGACGATGGCGAAGTGTCGACGAAACGTGGAGAACTTCCTGGAGGCGTGCCGCAGGCTGGGGGTGCCGCAG GAGAGCCTGTGTCCCGCGGGGGCTGTGCTGCAGGGTGACCCCCTCTGCCTGTACCGGACACTGGAAGCGCTGCTGTCTCTCAGGATCCCCCCTGCAGCCCCTGCCTCAGCGCCGCTGCTGGCCGGATTTGCTGTGTTTTACCTCACTGTGATGTGTCTGCTCTGCACGCTGTACTACCAGCTGTCTGTGCTCTTCTAG
- the LOC121326497 gene encoding DISP complex protein LRCH3-like isoform X18 yields the protein MAAVVLMSVESPGPGFGIGGHNNSGTGATGNGHGVAGPASWNRSLDRALDEASVTGSLNLSGRKLKEFPRSAANHDLTDTTQADLSRNRLPELPMEVCHFVSLESLNLYQNCIRQVPDSVLNLQSLSYLNISRNQLSTLPGSLCSLPLKVLIAANNKLLCLPEEIGHLRQLAELDVSCNEIQSLPSQIGQLEALRDLNIRRNHLARLPVELAELPLVRIDFSCNKITTIPVCYRNLKHLQTIILENNPLQSPPAQICIKGKIHIFKYLNIEACKITPDLPEYDRRPAAFGSCHEDLYPSQTYGALDSGFNSVDSGDNRWSGNELLLPLQPTDEFSDLPLRVAEIKEQRLRRESQYLESRTGALVSNGTVEHDVEQIDFIDSCPEEDEEARTHKGADRGSLSSQFMAYIDRRISHEGSPVKASPTRDSLRADDSQRCHPLPSRNGGCASPSSPYNQCSHRGQAGVERARREAQLAALQYEEERQRTKQIQREAVLHFVKVDPPPPSSSLLNDLDFKHKTTLSPTKQSPTDSEQNNERSPLSPSASFPQSAVTPTLSPTSPVSPTSPVSPVGDSEEPRSPQSDGELGEDSPLAEELRKNIESRLKVSLPSDLGAALTDGVVLCHLANHVRPRSVSSIHVPSPAVPKLTMAKCRRNVENFLEACRRLGVPQESLCPAGAVLQGDPLCLYRTLEALLSLRIPPAAPASAPLLAGFAVFYLTVMCLLCTLYYQLSVLF from the exons ATGGCGGCTGTGGTGTTGATGTCTGTCGAGAGTCCCGGTCCCGGGTTTGGGATTGGCGGCCACAATAACAGCGGGACCGGAGCGACTGGGAACGGCCACGGGGTAGCTGGACCTGCGTCATGGAACCGTTCTTTGGACCGGGCCCTGGACGAGGCGTCCGTGACGGGCTCGCTGAACCTCAGCGGCAGGAAGCTGAAGGAGTTCCCGAGAAGCGCCGCAAACCACGACCTGACCGATACGACTCAGGCCG ATTTGTCCCGGAACCGGCTGCCAGAGCTGCCGATGGAAGTGTGCCACTTCGTGTCCCTGGAGAGCCTGAACCTCTATCAGAACTGCATCCGGCAGGTCCCTGACTCGGTGCTCAACCTGCAGTCACTCTCCTACCTGAACATCAG CCGGAACCAGCTGTCCACCCTGCCCGGGTCACTGTGCAGCCTGCCCCTCAAGGTGCTCATCGCCGCCAATAACAAGCTGCTCTGCCTGCCAGAGGAGATAGGACATCTCCGCCAGCTCGCAGAGCTC GACGTGAGCTGCAACGAGATCCAGTCGCTGCCTTCTCAGATTGGCCAGTTGGAGGCTCTGCGGGACCTGAACATCCGCAGAAACCACCTGGCCCGGCTGCCAGTGG AGCTTGCAGAGTTGCCACTGGTCCGGATAGATTTCTCCTGCAATAAAATCACCACAATCCCAGTGTGTTACCGGAATCTGAAGCACCTGCAGACAATTATACTGGAGAACAACCCTCTGCAGTCTCCCCCTGCACAG ATCTGTATAAAGGGCAAAATTCACATATTTAAGTACCTAAACATAGAGGCCTGTAAGATCACCCCCGATCTGCCAGAATACGACAGAAGACCGGCTGCCTTCGGATCCTG TCATGAAGACCTGTACCCCAGCCAGACGTACGGAGCGCTGGACTCGGGGTTCAACAGTGTGGACAGCGGGGACAACAGGTGGTCTGGGAACGAG CTTCTTCTTCCTCTCCAGCCCACTGACGAGTTCTCAGACCTTCCGCTGCGAGTGGCGGAGATCAAGGAGCAGCGTCTGCGCAGAGAGAGCCAGTACCTGGAGAGCAGGACCGGGGCGCTTGTATCCAATGGGACAG TGGAGCATGACGTGGAGCAGATTGACTTCATTGACAGCTGTCCTGAAGAGGATGAGGAGGCACGCACACACAAGGGGGCCGATCGAGGCAGCCTCAGCTCACAGTTCATGGCATACATCGATCGCAGGATCAGCCACGAG GGTTCCCCGGTGAAAGCCAGCCCCACGAGGGATTCGTTACGAGCAGATGATTCACAGAGATGCCATCCCCTCCCCAGCAG GAATGGTGGATGTGCATCGCCATCTAGTCCCTACAACCAG TGTTCTCACAGAGGCCAGGCCGGGGTGGAGCGAGCCCGCAGAGAGGCCCAGCTAGCAGCGCTGCAGTATgaggaggagaggcagaggaCCAAGCAGATCCAGAGAGAGGCCGTCCTGCACTTTGTCAAGGTAGACCCACCTCCTCCCTCCTCTTCACTCCTGAATGACCTGGACTTCAAg CACAAAACGACACTGAGCCCCACAAAACAGAGCCCCACAGACAGTGAG CAGAACAACGAGAGATCCCCACTTTCACCGAGTGCCTCTTTCCCCCAATCAG CAGTGACCCCCACACTGTCCCCTACGTCCCCTGTGTCCCCTACGTCCCCTGTGTCTCCAGTGGGAGATTCTGAGGAGCCGAGGAGCCCGCAGAGCGATGGGGAGCTGGGAGAAGACTCCCCTCTCGCAGAGGAGCTACGCAAG AATATCGAGTCCCGGTTGAAAGTGTCGTTGCCTAGCGACCTGGGGGCGGCCCTGACGGACGGAGTGGTGCTCTGCCACCTAGCCAATCACGTGCGGCCGCGGTCAGTGTCCAGCATCCACGTGCCGTCTCCCGCTGTG CCTAAGCTGACGATGGCGAAGTGTCGACGAAACGTGGAGAACTTCCTGGAGGCGTGCCGCAGGCTGGGGGTGCCGCAG GAGAGCCTGTGTCCCGCGGGGGCTGTGCTGCAGGGTGACCCCCTCTGCCTGTACCGGACACTGGAAGCGCTGCTGTCTCTCAGGATCCCCCCTGCAGCCCCTGCCTCAGCGCCGCTGCTGGCCGGATTTGCTGTGTTTTACCTCACTGTGATGTGTCTGCTCTGCACGCTGTACTACCAGCTGTCTGTGCTCTTCTAG
- the LOC121326497 gene encoding DISP complex protein LRCH3-like isoform X19 yields MAAVVLMSVESPGPGFGIGGHNNSGTGATGNGHGVAGPASWNRSLDRALDEASVTGSLNLSGRKLKEFPRSAANHDLTDTTQADLSRNRLPELPMEVCHFVSLESLNLYQNCIRQVPDSVLNLQSLSYLNISRNQLSTLPGSLCSLPLKVLIAANNKLLCLPEEIGHLRQLAELDVSCNEIQSLPSQIGQLEALRDLNIRRNHLARLPVELAELPLVRIDFSCNKITTIPVCYRNLKHLQTIILENNPLQSPPAQICIKGKIHIFKYLNIEACKITPDLPEYDRRPAAFGSCHEDLYPSQTYGALDSGFNSVDSGDNRWSGNELLLPLQPTDEFSDLPLRVAEIKEQRLRRESQYLESRTGALVSNGTVEHDVEQIDFIDSCPEEDEEARTHKGADRGSLSSQFMAYIDRRISHEGSPVKASPTRDSLRADDSQRCHPLPSRNGGCASPSSPYNQCSHRGQAGVERARREAQLAALQYEEERQRTKQIQREAVLHFVKVDPPPPSSSLLNDLDFKHKTTLSPTKQSPTDSENNERSPLSPSASFPQSAVTPTLSPTSPVSPTSPVSPVGDSEEPRSPQSDGELGEDSPLAEELRKNIESRLKVSLPSDLGAALTDGVVLCHLANHVRPRSVSSIHVPSPAVPKLTMAKCRRNVENFLEACRRLGVPQESLCPAGAVLQGDPLCLYRTLEALLSLRIPPAAPASAPLLAGFAVFYLTVMCLLCTLYYQLSVLF; encoded by the exons ATGGCGGCTGTGGTGTTGATGTCTGTCGAGAGTCCCGGTCCCGGGTTTGGGATTGGCGGCCACAATAACAGCGGGACCGGAGCGACTGGGAACGGCCACGGGGTAGCTGGACCTGCGTCATGGAACCGTTCTTTGGACCGGGCCCTGGACGAGGCGTCCGTGACGGGCTCGCTGAACCTCAGCGGCAGGAAGCTGAAGGAGTTCCCGAGAAGCGCCGCAAACCACGACCTGACCGATACGACTCAGGCCG ATTTGTCCCGGAACCGGCTGCCAGAGCTGCCGATGGAAGTGTGCCACTTCGTGTCCCTGGAGAGCCTGAACCTCTATCAGAACTGCATCCGGCAGGTCCCTGACTCGGTGCTCAACCTGCAGTCACTCTCCTACCTGAACATCAG CCGGAACCAGCTGTCCACCCTGCCCGGGTCACTGTGCAGCCTGCCCCTCAAGGTGCTCATCGCCGCCAATAACAAGCTGCTCTGCCTGCCAGAGGAGATAGGACATCTCCGCCAGCTCGCAGAGCTC GACGTGAGCTGCAACGAGATCCAGTCGCTGCCTTCTCAGATTGGCCAGTTGGAGGCTCTGCGGGACCTGAACATCCGCAGAAACCACCTGGCCCGGCTGCCAGTGG AGCTTGCAGAGTTGCCACTGGTCCGGATAGATTTCTCCTGCAATAAAATCACCACAATCCCAGTGTGTTACCGGAATCTGAAGCACCTGCAGACAATTATACTGGAGAACAACCCTCTGCAGTCTCCCCCTGCACAG ATCTGTATAAAGGGCAAAATTCACATATTTAAGTACCTAAACATAGAGGCCTGTAAGATCACCCCCGATCTGCCAGAATACGACAGAAGACCGGCTGCCTTCGGATCCTG TCATGAAGACCTGTACCCCAGCCAGACGTACGGAGCGCTGGACTCGGGGTTCAACAGTGTGGACAGCGGGGACAACAGGTGGTCTGGGAACGAG CTTCTTCTTCCTCTCCAGCCCACTGACGAGTTCTCAGACCTTCCGCTGCGAGTGGCGGAGATCAAGGAGCAGCGTCTGCGCAGAGAGAGCCAGTACCTGGAGAGCAGGACCGGGGCGCTTGTATCCAATGGGACAG TGGAGCATGACGTGGAGCAGATTGACTTCATTGACAGCTGTCCTGAAGAGGATGAGGAGGCACGCACACACAAGGGGGCCGATCGAGGCAGCCTCAGCTCACAGTTCATGGCATACATCGATCGCAGGATCAGCCACGAG GGTTCCCCGGTGAAAGCCAGCCCCACGAGGGATTCGTTACGAGCAGATGATTCACAGAGATGCCATCCCCTCCCCAGCAG GAATGGTGGATGTGCATCGCCATCTAGTCCCTACAACCAG TGTTCTCACAGAGGCCAGGCCGGGGTGGAGCGAGCCCGCAGAGAGGCCCAGCTAGCAGCGCTGCAGTATgaggaggagaggcagaggaCCAAGCAGATCCAGAGAGAGGCCGTCCTGCACTTTGTCAAGGTAGACCCACCTCCTCCCTCCTCTTCACTCCTGAATGACCTGGACTTCAAg CACAAAACGACACTGAGCCCCACAAAACAGAGCCCCACAGACAGTGAG AACAACGAGAGATCCCCACTTTCACCGAGTGCCTCTTTCCCCCAATCAG CAGTGACCCCCACACTGTCCCCTACGTCCCCTGTGTCCCCTACGTCCCCTGTGTCTCCAGTGGGAGATTCTGAGGAGCCGAGGAGCCCGCAGAGCGATGGGGAGCTGGGAGAAGACTCCCCTCTCGCAGAGGAGCTACGCAAG AATATCGAGTCCCGGTTGAAAGTGTCGTTGCCTAGCGACCTGGGGGCGGCCCTGACGGACGGAGTGGTGCTCTGCCACCTAGCCAATCACGTGCGGCCGCGGTCAGTGTCCAGCATCCACGTGCCGTCTCCCGCTGTG CCTAAGCTGACGATGGCGAAGTGTCGACGAAACGTGGAGAACTTCCTGGAGGCGTGCCGCAGGCTGGGGGTGCCGCAG GAGAGCCTGTGTCCCGCGGGGGCTGTGCTGCAGGGTGACCCCCTCTGCCTGTACCGGACACTGGAAGCGCTGCTGTCTCTCAGGATCCCCCCTGCAGCCCCTGCCTCAGCGCCGCTGCTGGCCGGATTTGCTGTGTTTTACCTCACTGTGATGTGTCTGCTCTGCACGCTGTACTACCAGCTGTCTGTGCTCTTCTAG